In Pongo pygmaeus isolate AG05252 chromosome 19, NHGRI_mPonPyg2-v2.0_pri, whole genome shotgun sequence, the genomic stretch CTTCAGAGTCCATATTGTGTCTGtaatttaataatttcaaatttagaaaacacagagtggaaaagaaaatatccatgCATATTCCCATTATCCAGCATGAACCACTGTTAACATATTGGCCTATTTGCTtcaattgcagtgagccaagatcgcgccactgcgctccagcctgggtgacagagtgagacttcatctcacaaaaaaagaaagaaagaaaaaaaaaaccttttttataTAGTCATCCTGTCCTTATCTTTCTAAAAAGAACAGGACTGGGTTCGGTGGCTCATACccataatcgcagcactttgggaggctcatgTGAGtgccagagtttgagaccaccctgggaaatatagtgagaccttgtctctactaaaaatagaaaattagcctggagtggtggtgcatgccggtgATCTTAGCTActtagtaggctgaggcaggaggatcacttgagcccaggagcttcagtgagctgtgaccacaccactgcattccagcctgggcagcagagcaagaccctgtctcaaaaagaaaaaaataagaaaaacaacaggCAGGTATGTACAGAGGGTAGATATATAAACAGTGATACATTCTCATTATTTAAACATTCAAGCAATGCATTGAAAGTACAGAGATGAAATAAGCATTATTAACATTAGGTGACCACATTCTCAACATTCTATGCATCTAAACAGGAGAGTGATTAGATAAAAAGAGGTGTTCAAATGGAGTCATAAGATAATGTTTACTTTTGGGGGAATCGTAGTGGGGATTTTGGAGATGTTTCTGAGTTGgtaatattctgtttcttgacCTGGGTGGCAGTTAAAGTGGagtgtttattttcaaataattcattGAGCtagaaatactttattttaaaagttttataaaaatatgattatattttagTTGCTATTTAGTAaaaggttgtttgttttattttttttgagacagagtgtcgctctgtcgcccaggctggagtgttgtggtaCAGTCTGCACCcgctgcaacctccccctcccaggcaagcagttctcctgcctcagcctcccaagtagctgggactacaggcacacatgccaccacacctggctgattttttttttttttaatatttttagtagagacagggttttgccatgttggccaggctggtctcaaactcctggcctcatccgcctgcctctgcctcccagagtgctgagattataggcgtgaatcaccatacccagcctactaaaagttatttaatttactttaataGAAAAAGATAACGAAGTGAAATTAAAGATatcattaaacattaaataaatgtccgggtgcggtggctcacacctgtaatcccagcactttgagaggctgaggtgggtggatcacgaggtcaggagttcaagaccagcctggccaagatggtgaaaccttgtctctactgaaaatacaaaaattagccaggcgcggtggcaggtgcctgtaatcccagctactctggaggctgaggcaggagaatcgcttgaacccaggaggtggaggttgcagtgagccgagattgcaccactgcactccagcctgggtgacagagtaagactccacctcgaaaaacaaaaaaaacaaaacaaaaaaacattaaatgtttCTTCATCACAAGAAGTATTTTCTAAAAGATTATCTCTAAGACCAGGAAATAAATTTAGCTggacacggtagctcatgcctgtaatcccagcactttgagaggctgaggcaggtggatcactggaggtcaggagttcgagaccggcctggccaacatgcgaaacagcatctttactaaaaatacacaaaaaaattagccgggtgttgtggcatatgcctgtaatcccagctactagggaggctgaggcaggagaatcacttgaacctgggaggtggatcgagccattgtactccagcctaggcaacagagcaaaactctgtctcaaaaaaaaaaaagaaggaaatttaaaatgttaagtgtttatatttatattttgggaGGTGTTGTCTTTAACTGTTTCAATTTTGGACAGCCTTTATTGACATCGATACAAAAGATAACCACTTGAATACTTTGTACTagtgataatttttttgttgcccaggtaTGGTGGTAATCCCTGAAATTTCATATTTAGAGAACACCTGGCCTGTGTTTTTATTTGAATGGCATCCTGAGCCACACTTGTTCTCTGAGCACAAGTTTCTAGACATTGCTCCAGTCCTTTGGTGCACTGGGTGTCAATAGGGTCTTTTGACAAATGCACTTCAAAACACGGAGATTGAAGGCACGTAGCTTTGTGCCACAGTTCCTCCCTTCCTCACCCGCAGAAAGTTCATGTTTCTTATTTGTAGCTTTTTCAAatcaactttttttctgtttttaataggaTCTAGATGATagagttttcttaatttccaagtTGCCTAAAGACAGCAAACGGGAAGTATATCCAGCTCAGGTCCAAGGGCCTAGGACAAGGAAGCCTCCCAAAGGAAAAAGGTAACATTACTGCAGACTTCAGTGTTTATAGTCTGTTTGCAAAGGAATTTGAAAATGGAGGGGCATGATCTCCAAATTTAGCCGTGAAGACCAGAATGAAGTATTTGTTAAAGTTTGTATTACagttattttaaactaaataataGACACCTAGCTGTTTTACTGTCAAATGGTCACTTttattacagaaatgaaaacagagctACAGCCTCATCCTGCAATTCACCTTTCCCCCAGAGGCCAAGAAAGAGATTAACAGAACAAGAATTACATGATGTATCAGAAAAACTCTCTCAGCGGCTCTCTGAACTAGATTGGGcaagtcttgttttttcatctataTTGAGATTCCCATGGGTTAAGTGAGCATTTAAGTAATCTCTCAATTGAAAGGTATTAGAAAATTAGTTGCGTCTTATTAATAGTTACTGTGAAAATGTTCTGTAAGTCAAGCAGGTAGAACAGGAAGTGATCTCTCAGCCTTTCATGATCTAACTAAATTTGGTGCAGATTTATCCAAATTTTATTGAATTCTGATGAAAACTAAATCATTTAACATAAACGATTGTGTTAAGCCATTTTTCTTTAGATATGTCTTTATAGTTCCCCTTTGCCGCAAAAGACAGATCTGGTATAAAATTGGATAGATCACTGATTCTCACAAAATACAGTATTACAGTTTTAAGGTATCATTGAATGAATGTTTTAAATCCCTATGTGACTTAGTCTAAAGGTTATTGAAACTTAGTGATCCATAGCACTGATATACAcctttttaaaactaaacatgtatgccaggtgtggtggctcacaactgtaattccaacactttgagaggctgaggcaggcggatcgcttaagcccaggagtttgagacctgcctgggcaacatggcgaaaccccatctctacaaaaaataaaagattagtcaggcttggtggcatatgcctgtaatcccagctactcaagtggctgagatgggaggatcacttgaacccagcaggcagaggttgcagtgagcccagctagcaccactgcactccagcctgggtgacagagtgagatcctgtctcaaaataaaagtaaataattaaacATACATAAGCATCTGAAAACTTGTTATTAGTGACTGTCAAAGGAAGCTTTTTTAAAGGTCTGCCTACTCCTATGAATTTACATTCTGCTGAAATCAGTGAAAGATGTTGAAAaggattttctcaatagatgttAAAAAGTGCTCTGGGTGATCGGATTAAAGAAAAGACTgactataaagaagaaaatactggAAATGAAGAGGTAGAGGATGGAACTGAGGAGACACTGTCTCAGCACAGTGATGGCATCGTGGAGTATGGGCCAAAGAAGTCAAGGCCAGGTATTTACCCCAGAGAGACTGAGAAGGGGGACATCCATGTGAACTACTTAGGCAGTTCCATCTGTTCTTAATAActtatattctaattttaaatagTTGAGAAATATATAAAAGGATCAAAAGTAATATCAAACACCTGGATCTTCCCCATCTAGAAGTAGCAGGTGTTAACAATTCTATTTGCTTTAGCCCCTTtgtgtttaagaaataaaacagtagAAACCCCCTCTGCTCTCCCCACAGATCTCTTTTCCCCACCCTCAGTGCAACCACTATCTTAAAGTTGGCATCTTTTCTTCTGATCcttgtttttatactttaagaGCTCATGCATTACTTGTCTAAACATAGTATTGTTTTATgttgtttaaaaatttacatacTGTATATATTATTCTGcaacttgcatttttttctgacattGTCTTAGAAATCTATTTATGTTGATACTTACAGATCCAGCTCATTCATTTTAACTGCAGTGTAACTGAGTTCTTACAGTGTGTCACTTttgtgtgggtatatatatagCAGTATCCATTTCCCCTATTGCTGGATGTGACTGAGTTCTTAGTGTGCCACTTATgtgtggagatatatatatacacgcatgtgtatacatatatatatgtatgtatgtatgtatgtatgtatgtatagtacTATCTATTTTCCCTATTGCTGGAcatgttgtttccagttttcattACTATAAAAATTCTACGATGAACAGCCTAGAATATGTGCAAGAGTTTCTGTGATATCTCCAtctagtaggattgctggatcataaggccTAAATTTCTTCACCACTGCCAACTTGCCCACCAAAGTGATTGCAGTGCTTTATACTCATATCAGCAGTTTCTGGTTTGCTGTGTCTTTGCAGATACTTCTACTGTTTGATATGCCATTTTTCAAATCCAATTTATCCTGCTTTCCTCCATCTAAAATCctgcatattttacatttagttttATCTACTTTGGTCATCCATTGTTTCTTCAGCAATAGTCTTTTTCTGACCCAACTTCCTtaactttttcagttttttttactCCTTCAAGAatgctctttccttctcttgattatttcctctctcttccctttaaAAGGACTCAGCTAATTTCTAGGCACCCTCATCCAGGaacctcttcctttccctttttatgTACATACACATGGTATCCTATTGTGAAAACaggttataaattaaaatattatttcaagtgCGTCTTCAGCTTCTAGAGAAAAATACATCATGAGCAGCTATCATTTAAAATAGATTATGcaagtcagtttttaaaaatacatctttgaATTTGAAATGTGAAAGATTTGAAttaaaagcatgtgaaaaaaataacaagctcagggaaaatttatttataaaggtACCAAACTAGCTTCCTTGGTCTTAAGGCTGTCTTGAAGTGCTTTTCCCACTGAAGTCACCCTCTTCACAACTAGCAGATCCCCAGACACACCTATAGACAATGGGATAAAAAGGTTTGTAGAAGGAAATGGTTTATTAGATCTCTTTGGCAGTGTGCAATTAGGAGGGCTAGATTGCTAAGTAGGGAAAAATTGAGACCGCTTAGACAATGCTTAACACATTAACTTTGCCTATAAGCATATATAATAAGATAGATATGTATGCTTACATCCTACCTCCTCAGGACCCAGATAGGTAAAAGGATAGCAGATGCGTGGCTCTGATAATTTACCTTTTCTCTCTTcgcatctccctctgtcaccaagaGCACTCTCCATAGTCCTTTGTGCATAGGAGGCATTCCACGTGTTGAATATCCAAAGTTGAATGTAGAAGCTAAGTATTTGAGACAGTACACATTTGTATACATTTGTCTGTTTACTTGGTGTTACCATACCAATACAAGTTAGTTACAGGAGAGAGTCCCTTTAGCACATTCACTCATCAATCTCTTTGGATTTAGTAAAAACCAACTTTGGTTTCCAGCATAACATTCTGGCTATCAGGAACTAATGTTATATGTCTTTTCTCTGTTGCAGGACTTCCCGTGCGTAGAAAGCCACCCTACAGATCCCATTCGCTCTCTCCATCTCCAGTTAACAAACACAAACAGTTCCACGTGGAGAGAAAAAGGCAGCGCAAGCCAAGAGAAACAGATATCCGCCAATTCCGAGCACAGGTTCTTCCCCATCTCTTGACTACCATTAAGCAGCAGCCAGTACCATTTCCCCGCAGCCAGATGCTACCATGAACATGCTGTTGATTTAggcttaaaatacatttaatattctTGAGCGGAGTGGATGATAGAGAGCTATGTGACATAGCTTATGTCCTCATTAGCATAAAATTATACTCatgaaactcttaaaaaaaataacctgGCTGGACATAGCTTGGTGTTCCAGTAGATTAAGAAAGAGGAGATCAGTGAGTTGTTATTTTCAGAGTGAGCTTCAGAGATGAAGGGAATTTGAGGTGGATTAAACGTGACAGGCCACTTGAGTTACAGAGAAGATGAAATCAAGTACCCAAGACAGGAATGAGAGGAGGTGGTTGGGATTCAACAACAAGGAGACTGGTATGATTACCTAGGAAGACTTTCCACTGTGGAATGTGGATTTTGAAATGTAGCATGGATTTAGAACACTTATTTGCAGTAGTAGGTTTTATAATGCGGTAGGATTTataatggtgaaaaactaaaaCTAATTCAGATGTCTTACACTCATTTGTAACTCAGCATGTAACTTCCACTCAGGAGAGTATCAAAATGATTGCAAAAActtgagaacagaaaaaaagcgtgatgtaaaatttcattttatgtccCAATTATATATGTTAAGTAATGTAGATTTGTGAGCTAGGTGCAGTggccctgcactttgggaggctgagacaggtggatcacctgaggtcaggagttcgagaccagcctggccaacatgttgaaaccccatctctactaaaatacaaaaatcagccaggcatggcagtgcacacctgtagtcccagctactcgggaggctgaggcaggataatcacttgaactcgggaagtggaggttgcagtgagccgagtttttgccactgcctccagcctgggcaagagtgagactctgtctcaaaaaacaaaacaaaaaaaccatatatTTGTGATACAGAGTCTGAAAAGAATTTTGTAAAAAGTGAATGAGCTTGATATTTTAGGGGTGGCAGGTATCCTAggtgaatttttttccttcttgtgtatttttttttttttcctcaaggcggagttttgctcttgccacccaggctggagtgtaattgcATAATCTTGGCTTACctcaacctccgcttcccaggttcaagcaattctcctgcctcagcctcccgagtagctgggattacaggcgtgtgccaccacgcccagctaattttgtatttttagtagagatggggtttctccatgttggtcaggctggtcttgaactcccgacctcaggtgatccacctgtctcatcCTCACCGCACGCGGCTAAGAGCTTGGATGCTCGGTTGAGGCACCattgggattcaaactcaggatCTCCTGTTTACTAGACAGGTGCTTTAACCAACTAAGCCATGGTGCTGCCCGTTGTGTATGTTTTCAATAACTGTAATATATGACCTTTTCCCCTTTAGGCGTTTACCGAAGCATTTGAAAGGGAACTAAGAAGACATAAAGTTCAAGAGAATATTGGACCTCTAACAATacatgagaaggaggaggaaacagtGGGTAAAAGTCTCCACTGTAATAAATGCCATTTGATCAGATGAGTGGGAAGTACAAAGAtgatctttttaaaagaagaagggGCCAGCAGGGCCTTAAAGCAGAATTTCATGTCATGATACAGGACTTGCTTATTAATAAGGCATTCAGGTTGCTAAAATACGACAAGACATGGTACCAAAGAAAACTAGTGTTTTTCCCCTACTTAAAACTTCCCATCAGTTTTTAAGGGTTTATTTGACTTAGCAGTTCACCAGGGGCTTAAAAACTAGTCTAGGCTGACAAAATTAAAGAAGAGTAAGAGAAGACAGAACATCCTAGTTGCTCTAGACCTGGTTGTAAGAAACCCAAAACAGAAGTTTTCATTGCCTTTCAAAAGAATGGTTACAGAAACTAAGTGAAATCATGGGGAAAATGCTTATGCTAAAATATTCACGAACAAAACAGGATATAAAGTACAGTATGGTTACAACTAAGCATACTGCATAGTTGCCtgagaatttttttaatctacatgGAAAAAGAGAAGTACATCGAAAcattaatagttaaaaaaaaaaagattaatagtgGTTGTATTTAGAGTGTGGGACTATGGTGACTGAAACTTGAAAAAGATTCAGTGCTTTTTCAAATTCCAAGGGATGCCAGAGGCCAAAAGATGCCTTTAACTTAGAGTAAATGAATATTAACCGGATTTTACGAATTTGAAGTAAGGTGGTTTGGCTGGGGAGTAGTTAGCTGTTTTTGtcaatatgtaatatttaagaTGATATATGAAAGAACTATtagaccttttatttttattctgttttatatcTGCTTCTAAGGAAAAAATATACAGAGGAGAAGCTGTTCGTAAAGGAACTCCAGAATGTAGTCAGCCCTGGAAGATTTACTCTAGAAAAACCACAACTCAGAGTCCAAGAGGTGGCCTCCCAAAGCCAAATAAAGCAGTTCCAAGTAAGACCCACAGAACTGTAGTTTATGGAAAACTGGCAGCCTTTGAAAGCATGTGCAACATTCCAAGGACACAGTACTGAAAGCTAACATCCACCAGTTAGCcgaagaaaggtttttttttttttttttttaaatcactgccATGTGGCTGGTTTTCCGTAGAGGGCTAAAACTCTTCAATAAGGAAGTACTTTAGGGAGGACTATATATTGGTACCCAAGGAATGCCAGGACTGCCACCTGCTGCTCCAGCGTTAGCCTCACTCGTGTACTTACTCACTTTGACTGCCTTTTTGTCTATTTCTGGGAAGTTGGTAGAATGAAAGGGATGCTCCAAGGCAAGCAGACGGCCTGTCCACCTCCTGTATATTGACAGTGCCAATGAGTATAGAGTCTTGTTACAAGGAAACAAAGTAATGAGAAATGCCAGGCTTCCTGTTATACCCAAAGACTGTTGGCCCTCCTACTATATCCTTTAGACCAGAAACTTTTTCTTCTAAGCACTTGCCTACCAGGAGGGTTGAGGCGTCTTCTGTTTTACCGTACGTAGAGATTCTACCCGCAGGCACTGAAGCAGCTGAGCAATTAGGATGGACTTCCCAGGACCAGCATGGCATCAATCCAGAACTATTGAGCTTATTTTTATCCTTACCAGTAGTTGGCTTACTCCAATCAGAGGGGTAATGCAAATTATTATAAGTACATTTTTTTCAGGATCAAAACCACATCACTTACATAAGCTTTGATCTACCAGGGATGTTGGATGACAGTTCTTGTCCACAAGTCTCAAATTAAGAACATCTTATTTTACCTTGCAGTGAAAGTAAGTGAACACAGTCTCCTGCCCCTTATGCTGGAGCAGTTTCCGTTTCTCTATGTTTCTGGCCCAACATTAAGCAAAATGTGGAAACAGCAAATTGCACAGGTTGAACAGCTTAAGAAAGAGGCATGTAGAGAAAATCGATCAAAGAAGAAACTCCAAGATGAAGTAAGTTACTGTCAGTCTTAAGCATAGGAATTTAAATGAGAGAAGAGCTTATCCTTGAGAATTGAGTGAACAGCATTATTAACCTACTTAACTTCATGTCCCCCTTCAAGATAGAAGAAGCCCTAAGAAGGCATGACCTCCTTACTACCCTTGTCAAGAAAGAATATGAACATAACAAGAGACTGGTATGTCAAGAGCAAGTTGGGTATTATAATTCTGAATTTGTTATATTCATTCCCTTTATCTGTGCTAGCTGGGCAACAGTCGCACAGACCCTTAACCTCTTAACACCTGCGTGTGCAAGTGTTGCCTAGGTCTTTAATCGAAATTgatagcccatgcctgtaatcccggcactttgggaggctgaggtgagaggatcacttgagaccagcctcagcaacatagtgggaccctgtctttaaaaatatatacatgggTATGGAAAAaatgagcctggcatggtggcatttgcctgtggtcccagctacttgggaggctgaagtgggaggatcacttgagcatgggagggcgaggctgcagtgagctatgatcttgccactgcactccagcctgggtgccagagtgagaccctgtctcaacaacaacaaaacacacaaacccaAAATGGGCAGGAGGAAGAGCTAGGTACTTTATATACACAGTTTCAGTTAGTCTTTATAGTAATATATTAGAGGTGTTTTCTATGAAATGAAAACCCTGAAGCTTTGAGATACTAAGTAACTTGCCCTGGGTCTCACTGATAAGCAAGGGACACAGCTGAGATTTTAATCCAGTTCTGTCTGTGGACTCCATGGACCCATCTAGGTGCCAAGTAGCTGAACTTAGTGCTGTTTGCCCTCTCCCATCCTTCTCAGGTCCCAAGTAGAGAGCTCCAGGATTTATCAGCCTCTGTTATAATTTTGACTAGGAATTGTACTTAGAGAATTACAAAGGGAGAGGATGGAGGTCAGAAACAATCTGCTAAAGGGAGAGATTTGAAAATCTTTGCCTGAGTGTGGAGTAGAGATAAGCCATGAGAACTGTAATACTGAACAGTTCCAGAAAGACATCTCAGGAACTGCAGATGGTACTTTCCTATGGAGGGAAAAAACACTAGTATCTGAAACACCTACTTAAGAGGCTTTATGTATCTGaccccattttattttcactccTTTGTCAGATATTGTCTAATTTCCTTAGTTTTTGCCTAAATACTCCTGGCAGCCCAGGCTCTGCTTGAAAGTCTGGGTGTGCCATTTTCCTACTCCTTGTGAGGTGGCATCTGGGCCAGCCTGTTGGCAGCCTCCTGGTGGCATGGGGAGTGAGTCCTCAGTTCCACAGGAGTGCCCAGGATCACTGCCGCCCTCTGCTGCAGCGGGGTGTTATTGGAGCTGCTCTTCAGATTGAGGTGATGAAGCTGCCAAAGGCTGAAGGGCTTCTGGGGCCAGTGGCCCCCGACACGTGGCATACTGCCTGAAGACATTGTGATGGGGAGTGAGGCAGATGAGAATGCTGGAATCTGCATTCCTGTTGTCCTtacccttctcttccctcccctttccctttcttaGCAAGACTTCAAGGACTGCATTCGTAGGCAAAGGTTGACCCAatcaaagataaaagaaaatcgACAGCAAATAGTTCGTGCTCGAAAATATTATGATGATTATAGAGTTCAGTTGTGTGCAAAAATGATGAGAATGAGGACCCGGGAAGAAATGGTAAGTCTGACTTTTCTGTCCAGCCCTGTTAAGAAGGTGAACTTTGTTACCTTTCAGGACCACCTTCTTTGTTCGTGACTCTTGTCCAAATTTGAATCCAAAATCTAAATCGAAGTCCTATAGTGTTGGCCCTGAGTTCTGCTTGGCCGCACTTCATTTTCTTACTCCATTGTGCATTCCCGTCCATTCTCAGTCTCCGTGTCCCTCATCTTAATGTGAAGTCTTACTTCCTCCCTGCTTCCTACACATAACAGGTGCTTCTCCAGTAAAACTACTTTAGAGGTTTGGGAACATGTGAGAGACAGAAATTTAGTGTGGTAACATGACCTCACATTCCACATAAAATCAGGAATAGTGTCCAGCTGTGCTGTGAGGGGTTTTCCACAAAGGTATTTGCTATGTCATCCTAATCAGGCTGAAATGATTAACCTTTTGAGATCCCAAGCTAGCAAtaaatttcatctgtaaaatattttggtaATTATAGTTAACTAAAGACTTGGACATACTTCTAGAGGAAGATACTTGAAAGGCTTTGAGGAGAGGGTAAGTAACTTGTCTATAGCTCATGAATGTGTCGCCGTCAGAACCAG encodes the following:
- the CEP95 gene encoding centrosomal protein of 95 kDa isoform X3 produces the protein MAGSEAEWVTIANNLLFKCHIHLRIHELQDCDANVFIALYQSILGEKVPDLIAIPRSQEDDAHNVQAVIDSLALDYLQVSLSHITGENIVKRDKESIKNLLEIFDGLLEYLTERISETSHEKSETEQYFKESDRGERLEEPESTKESKSSWKRVSFGRCSLSSETLGPSWDGDEAESTGEIIRLGDTAHTFSLRSNGAQCPNEMLSKKALSSPSSKSHEDMLYPPSVLSKNRTSFVEDTETLSVSGIPNARKLGEPIRAAIPLHPPYHPSEPRAPCPIGKEYLHSSHCSPAVNSTGEHTEFSGDLDDRVFLISKLPKDSKREVYPAQVQGPRTRKPPKGKRNENRATASSCNSPFPQRPRKRLTEQELHDVSEKLSQRLSELDWMLKSALGDRIKEKTDYKEENTGNEEVEDGTEETLSQHSDGIVEYGPKKSRPGLPVRRKPPYRSHSLSPSPVNKHKQFHVERKRQRKPRETDIRQFRAQAFTEAFERELRRHKVQENIGPLTIHEKEEETEKIYRGEAVRKGTPECSQPWKIYSRKTTTQSPRGGLPKPNKAVPMKVSEHSLLPLMLEQFPFLYVSGPTLSKMWKQQIAQVEQLKKEACRENRSKKKLQDEIEEALRRHDLLTTLVKKEYEHNKRLQDFKDCIRRQRLTQSKIKENRQQIVRARKYYDDYRVQLCAKMMRMRTREEMLTKDLDILLEEDT